The genomic interval GTAGAGACCTAGTTCAATTACGCctgattattttttattaattccCTTCGCAGAAAATCAGATAATTAATAGGTAGTAAAGCCTAAAAATGacaacaatttaaaaaatcacTTGGACATGTAGTACTTTACTCTGGGCGAAGCTTCAAGCTGCACTCACAAAGAGCCGCGGATGGCTAGACTTGGCGTGGCCAGTAAACGAAAGCTCGGGCTTTAGTCTATGGTACCGGGTAAAGAGTAATCGAAGGTCTTCCGTCTCTCGCTGTTTAAAGTTTTGTCACCCTAGAAAATAACCTAGTTTGGGAAAGTACCATTTTCATTGGCTAGTTTTTGGGGAGAGGCTTTCGAAATAGTAAGTAGTTAGGATGTTTCTATAAAGAAATTGTGTGGAAATAACTGTCTACTCGATGACTGACGCAAATTTTCTCGACACTGTAAAAGTAGCTGAAGTGGTGTTTTTAGAAGCGACAAGCAAGGCAAGAGAATGTTTTTCACTTCAGCATAACTCAAGAAGGATGTCCCTACCTCGAGACTTTGAGaaactttctttcttttctttatttattttttaatttcttaaaGGCAAGATTGTCATCTTGAATCTTGAACCATTGATTTTGAAAATGCGATATTCTTGGATATTTCGTTGTTTATTTCTGGTTTTGAGTATTCTAGCGAATTCTTAGCGTCCCAAAATCAGTGGGATGTTCTTCTTTATTTCACTCGATTACCCCCTGACGATATTAGTTATTTAAAACATTTGCTAAATATTCTCATTGCCAGAGAGTTCGAATTTGTTCAAAGAATCGTAAATACCTGATTGTTATGAAATTCGGTCATTTGTAGCGTTGTCCCTAAACTGGAATAAAATGTAATGGTATATACTTGAACTGAATAATTAAGAGGTTGTTTTTACCTATTACATTCATCTCATTGTCGATAAGTGCAAACGTTGTACAATAGAAATGAgaaggggcggatctagctttttgctaagAGGTGGTCTTGACTTAATGGCAATAtggggaaaaaataaatatcttttttaacaaaacttTTTACCGCAATTGCTTGAATAAGCGCAGTGTTAAATTCTGCATGGCAATTTGGCAATAACTCCTCCCTGGGCAGCCCAagagagttttttttaacacccTAAATCCACCACTATATACGCTACAGGAAACGTTTTTGATGATTGCCATTCAAATTTCTTCAATGAAACTTCTCAAGTATTTCTGCTTATTTACTTGAAGGGCGTTCCACAAAACTCGTTCTATAGCGTCTTTTATTTCTACAAGGGTAGTCCAATAAGCGGAAATTCACTGTCAATCAAATGGTGTTTAAATAATAGTGACAGTTACAGTCAGTTACAGTGACAGTTATacaactagaaagactacagacaagctgtagaaaaactagatggtctgcgtaggcgtggtgtagacaaggtatgtCAACACAAAGTTGACACCTTTTtctccgacgaagggctaacgctcgaaacgccAGCGCAAGCACTCTGTTCACAAAGGCGTttaaccttttcaaccttgtgttgattcttACTGTGTTTAAATAAATTGTCTTTTTCGCTTAATGCGGCAATGTGTGTATTGGGTAGCCACACTGACAGGTTTACCACTCAGAGACCtaacaagacaaaaaaaagatacccTATCATAGACCGACAAGCGAAAAAAGATACCCTATCGTAGACCTCAAGAGCCCCAAAACCCTACCCTAAAGTGCGGCACATACCCGTATACCAAATATAAGGGAGTAACCTACCCGGGATGCAATTCAAAATGCAAGTATACAATTCGAAATCCGTGTGTATTATTGAGCTCGTAATGCATGTATTCAACTCAAAATGAGTATACTCAACGTGTAAACAgtaaattttgtattttgacCCTGAAAACGCGCCATAGGCCCATGGATGTTTATTTCAACGTATCATTTCTTCACACTATCTAGGTAAAGCACAATGGTCCCTCCAGCAATATTGCTGTTAATCACTCTGTTGCTATGGAGACACGTCAGTGCAAAGGACTGCGATGGCTTCTTTGATATGCAAAACACCTTGCTACAGGGCCACGTGATCGAGACGAAGATAACAACCGAGGATGAATGTCGACAGAGATGTGAACGTAACAGCGGCTGTTTCTCCATTAACTACAAGTATAAAAAGACACGTCAGTGTCTTTTTATACTTGGTGTTTTCCGATATACTTGGTTTATACTTGGTGTTTTCCGATAACGTCCCACTATCGAAAGCCATACCTTTTTTGAGCTGCCATACCTTTCGTTGAGCTCCTATGTTCAGTGAACTAAACTTCGGCGGGAAAAAGACCGCGTTACCTCCCCGGTTTGTCCCCGGGGTCGGGGGCCCGGGCTGTCAATTGACTGGTGCATAAAAATCAGTTTTCAGCGGTTATGCCAGAAATTATTAGCATAATCGACTCGTCCGCCCCCTACCTGCGGCCTCGCTGGCACCGCTAAAAACTTGAAATGAATTATTAAGAGGTAGTTGTGCCCTACGTCTTGATTATATTATTCTCCTGTAATCATGATAGAGAAACTGGAAGCAACATTCATATGATTTCTGGTAAGTTGTATAATCGAAAGTTAAAATATGTACAAATTCCCTTACTTAATTATCCTTCTTGCCAGTAAATGATTGCcgatggaaaaaaaaaattcgccAAAAAAACTGCACACAAAACTAATTCCTACTTAGGACCCAACAATTTTAAGAAAGAAGAAGCTTTCGAAATATTTTAGATATAATTTAGTGGATCAAATTTGACCTTTGTTTCTAATAGCTAAGTATTTCAGGATTTCTCACTTATTTTTCCCCAATATTAAATCAGAATTCTGAATTTTAATAACTCAGAAATTACCTTGACTTTAACACGACATTATGGGGTCtttcaagatttttttttttacacttttcCTTGCTATCTGCCTCCTTCAttttaagaagaaaaaatatctgGAAATTTGCTGACAGTTTCCAGCGCAAATCGAAAGCTGTATTTGTCAGACGACGAAATGCAATGTTTTGATGATAACGAAATTTCGTTTCACTTATTAGTGTTCCCTGTCTCTACACTATTGTTTAACCAAAGCGGGATATACCTAACTTTGTCACAAGCGTTTAAAATCTTCAAATTGATTCTTTAGATTTGCCTTTTTAGGCATTTGAATCGTTTAGATCTAAATGCCAATGAATGCTTGTCAACTTTcgcaaaacacacaaaaaagctAGTTCTTATATGGAACTTAGAAAAACCCATACTAATCCAAATTAGCTAATTAGTTATTTGACGCACAAAAGGCATTTTATGGGTTGTTTTAtttacaccttttgcttttcaataccgagaaatacgcattcattttagccaaaattacaaacatttacgccGATGTACTGTCATTAAGCGAAAGTAAAATCATTTATTTGTAGCGTTGTCCCTAAACTGGAATAAATTTGTAGTAGTATACTTGAACTAGCTTCGCCATAATAGTTTGAAActtcaaataaataattaagaGGTTGTTTTAACTATTACATTGTTCTCCCATACATTCATCTCATTTCCGATAAGTGCAAACGTTGtacaataaaattaaaacgaagcggatctagctttttgctacGAAGGGATCTTGactaaatggtaatataggAAGAAAGAATATCTTCGTTACAAAACGTATTACCGCAATTGCTTGAATGAGCGCTGTGTTAAATTCTGCATGGCATTTTTGGCATATAACTCTTTCCCTGGGCAGCCCAAGAGGGGGTTTTAAAcaccctaaaccctcccctaGATACGCTACATGGTAACGTTGATGATTGCCATTCTAATTTTTCCAATAAAACTTCTCAACTATTTCTGCTTATTTACTTGAAGGGCGTTCCACAAAACTCGCCCTAAAGCGTCAATTATTTCGAACGATCCAAAGATACGAATAATAAGAATTATCTTGGTACAAGGTATTTGATGTTATGATTTATTAATTTTTGATGAGCGAAACCGCACAGCATGTCTAAAGTTATAGCGCAACAACTGGCGGTACTCCAAACTTTTCGCATAATGTTTGGCAGAATGCTTGGCCCTAAAACTTTTATTGCTAAAACTGTAATAAAAGCCCACTGCAAACGACAgcctgtttttttattatgttcTAGGATGATTTCTTCATTGTTAAGGTTTATGTTAAATTAATTGTAGCGGGATAGTGGAAAGTGACAGTTTACTGGGCCCAGGACTGTTGATTTTAACGTATCATTTTCTTCACTATCTAGGTAAAGCACAATGGTTTCTCCAGCGATAATGCTGCTAATCACCCTGTTGCTACGGAGACACGTCAATGCAAAGGACTGCAACGGCTTCTTCGATATGCAAAACACCTTGCTACAGGGCCACGTGATCGAGACAAAGATTACAACCAAGGAAGAATGTCGACAGAGATGTACACGTAACAGAGGCTGTTACTCCATCAACTACAAGTATAAAAAGtaagcagacagacagacggacagaggATTGCAgggtggatccaggatttcaaaatggggagggggggggggggtgaataatggccggatagacggctttAAACTGATCACGTGGCTCTTGCTAGGTGACATAGATCtaaaaatacttcaagctgaattggatttgtcacGTCAGCACAGTAGTCACTGCAGGCGAAGGCCTGGTTTCcccgtccctcagacatttattttctttaaactATAAAGAccaatctcccccccccccccccccccccctttgtacCCGCCCCTGAATTGAGTTGATTTAAAAAGAGTGTTTTGTACTAGATCCCAGTGTGAACTGAACGGAGCATCACACCTTTCACATCCGGAAAACTTCACACCAGAGCCTGGGGCATACTACGCTGTTGTTAAACCGCTGACCAGCTGTAGCAACGCCTTCTGTCCTGGTGACTCCAGATGCCTTATGAGGAATGATGGGAAGACTTACAAATGCGGTGAGAAAAACTTTGCTATGACGTCAGTTATATGCCTAAGAAGCCCAAAACATGCCATGTCTTGATAACACCGAAAAGACCGAAAGATATATCGCGCAGACGAAAAGGAAGTGTGCATATGTGACCGGGTGGtattttgggttattttaGTTTTTGCAAATATTTTGAGAAAGCGATTTTTGGGTTGcgattataattttttacgtATTTTACCGATTGTTTCTCAAACGTGATTCTAATTCGATCCGTACACGTTTAGGAATCCACTTTCAAATTAATAAAATCCTGTTTTCTTATCGAGATAAaaagttgtttgtttgtcttgtTAGTAAGAACAGAAAAGCAGGGGTGGATGTGACCCCATGAAAGAATAATCAAAGTACAAAAAGAACATTGATTTAATGGTTTTGGTTTTAATCTGGTATTCGCACCGAGGCGTCGGGGCTTAACTGTGGCTGTGTGGGGTGATAAAATGTGTGGTAATGGACGTTGGTGCGTGGGTTAAAGTGTGTAAGTGTGGCTACACCAACGTCCATTACCACACATTTTATCACTCCACACAGCCACAGTTAAGCCCCGACGCCTCGGTACGAATACCAGattaaaaccaaaacaatGTACATCTTTACAAATTCCTTTAGATTAGTAACAATAGCTTGATAGTGATAACTGAATTAAGTTAGCGTCCTTTACCATTTACCAGGGAGattagtttctaaatttgaCAGGACAAAGGACGCTgctgagtaatttgaacgGTAGTAAATGCTAGCGTCCCTAGAAAAGCGAGTTTAAAAGCggctgtttttacagtatctgTTAGTTTTAGTACCGTTGAGCAAAGGAGACGCATTGCTTGCGAGGCGTGATGCGGGAGCGAGACATGCAGTTGCTCAGGGAAGACAGTCAGCAGAGAtaagcacaggtagcccaggcaataattttgaagcttgttcgtagcttggaaACCGCTGTTattccacaggtagcccaagcaatggttttgaagcttgttcgtagcttgggATAGGCTGTTATCCCATATTCAATATTCCATATTTTTGTTGTCATATTTACAACActgcatgttctaagttttaaggctattttattggcaatgtttcacaaaaaatctcgacttcaatccactcgttttacctctaagaataacagccgattccaagctacgaacaagcttcaaaaccattgcctgggctacctgtgagaTAAGCTACAAGCTTAGAGCGCTGTCCGTACGGGCCTATCATGCCAGTTGTGCGTTCAGTTTGATTTACCGGTTGTAAGTACTTGCTTGTAAAACTAGCCTTTGGTTTAGGTGATCTTTTCTCGGGATTTGACTATGTTTGTTATCActtaaaatttattatttaatttttttaataaatcctTACAAGCCTTGCATCATGTTATCGTTCTCACGTTGCCTTCGCTCGTTCGTTTTCGtttcatttcatttatttttgcctTCTTTTTGGCTGGTGTCAGAACCTGATAGTTTTCCTTTCAGTATATTGCATTTGTTTCTACATCTCGCCCTCTCAGATTTTTTTACGGGATGCGATTCTACACTGCACCCacaagaaaaatgttttctcCACCTACGTACTGTCTTTCCCTATCTTCATTATCTGACGGTTTGTCCAATTAAAACTCATTGTCTCCCTCACAGCCACTGAAATACGCGTCAAAGCATCTGAAGTTTACGGTGAAGTTTTAATCAACGACTTCAAGCACACATTCTCCAAATCTCTAGTAAGTAAAGGGATGGGTGGATTTGTTTGTGGTGTGGGTGTGAAAGTGAGGCTCAGACGTGTGTAAGGTAGCAGAGTGAGTCTTaatccagacctgggactctctttgcgctcgacattctggctcgcgtgaaagaAGTTGTCAAgggcaaagagagtcccaggagagagagacagacagacagacagacagacagacagacagacagtttTTACTGGGGATACAAAAGAGTACATTGACTTGGAATCCCAATAAATTCTAACTATATACGACCACTACACAacacaataattatttttagtcATGTTGAGATAATACTGTTCCTACGGGAGAAGCACCCATAGATGTGTTTTGCGATCGCTTCATATTTTTGCCTGGATAGTTTATAAAAAGATAAAGGAACGCATCTTGTGTCGTCATTCTAATGAATTTGATCTTTCCGTTTGTCtctttatattattttaatgtttctcttttttctttgaaagcTGGACAAATGGTTAGGAAATGTTCTTCGTTTCCTACTCCTGATTTGCATAATTCACAAATTCGCTCTTCAGTGGCTTTATAAGGCCTTTGATGGCGCCCTGTTTCTATTTCTAGCTTATGATTGTTTAATGTTAATTTTGTTAAAGCTATTCTATGATTAGAGTTGGTGACCTGGAAAAGATAGTTCTCCAGGGAATATTCAGTCTTAAATATTCTgtaagtttttgtttttgtttttttgcctGGAATCGTTTCTAACATCAGAGTTAACCTATGACATCCATTTTTGAAATTCTATGTCTTTTCTGGATTGTAGCCATGAGGTATTTAATCTTCAAAGTTTCTTCTGAGTCTGCAAGGGACCAGATATGCCGATTCTTTGTAGcatattttttagtttttggtgCCAGAATTGTGgatttctgttttctttaaagAAAGCCTGAACTGTAGAATAACTTGTTTTTCCCACTTATTaatgccttaaggtagacatTTACCTAAAAAATAGCCCGTCCaaggtttttcatttttttacaaaacacgcgcaaagttgttgttttgccattGCAAACTGTCTCGCGTTTTGCTCGGTCAAAGCCGGgcttatgacgtcacaacctTGGTACAGCTTCTCAAAATTGTTTTAAGACGATAGCAACTTAGTTTTAAAATGACGGCAAactcgtaaaaaaaacaaacaggcAGTACTTGCGCAGCCATGGGCTGCTCCAACAACCACTATACAACATATGGGTCAATACATGCATCTCCAAAAGACCCGGAAATTAGGAAAAAATGGGCCCGATTCGTCGGGACTAAGCGGAAGGAGTTCTCCATGGGAAGGGTCACCGCTCTTTGTTCGAGCCATTTCGCCGATGAATGATTCAAGCGATCAAACCTGAATCTCCCTGATGCTAAGGCCCCGAAATGGCCGGCGATAtgatcgaatattatttttgaGCGCTAGTATCATTTATTTTACATGTATGTGCATTATTAGGGCACAAATAAACGATAAgtaattgaataattattttaggatATTGTTTGGCATAAAGGGCTTATTGTTTGTACGGAGGCGCTAACGTTTGTAAGAAGCACGCAAATGACTTTCACAAAATACTATTGTTTGCACttgctgtaataaaaatgttaatgaatGTTTCGTTCACTGTATTGATTGCAAGTTCTCGTATTATTGATACTCtgtttgtgttattgttatgtatcaacgcgcaaatgaaaatacattttttattcctggttgtcgaatagtgtaaatgaatgtgaagaaaatgcaattgtgtTCACTCAATTATGTAACAGTGTAAAGTTcgttaatgtattttttagttcaaatgattttactttcgcttaaatgacagtacatcggcgtgaatgtttgtaattttggccAAAATGCATGCGTATTTCTcggtaatgaaaagcaaaaggtgtattCGTCCACAGCACTCACACCGGTAGTTATTATAACGCCACCTCGGATTTCTATCTGTTAGGACTTCACTGATAGTTTATTTTCCTCCGACTTCGACTTTCTCCGATCGAGGCAATGAATAGTTCAACAACAAAATCCAATGAGATCAAAAAGAAAGGATCAAATATCCAATGGCTGAAACCGGAATCTAAAGAGTTGTACAAGTcattttattacttttataataatatcGGTAATATGACAAAAAATGATGAATGAAATTTGAGATTTCAAGCGGGAAAAGTCAAAACAATAGCAATCCAGCGCGTTGGTTGAATGAAAGTTTGCCGTAaaatcgaatacaaataatttaATGTGTCATTAATCTATTAATACTCACATGACACAGGATTTGCCTATTTTATTTAGTATGCCAAGCTTTAATCTGATTtgattcaaaataaaataggaAATACAGGGAACAGAACAGGCAAATTCGAATGTACCAATTGTTTTGACAATCTCTACGGCGAACAAAACGATAGAAAACTATCtaccaataaataaaaaacatttttatttacctcCTAGATTCATGCGAGTCCATATTTATCAACCTATGCTACTTCATCGAAAAGTACCTCTAAAGTCATCGTCTTTCAGTTTCCCATTCAGCGTTGAAAACAACACTCCAATTCCATTCGTAAATCGTAGTTCTGTAAtgtcaaagttttttttaatgctttcgCCTTTTACAAGTTCAGAATCAACTTCCTTACGGCTGGAGTTCACCATAGAAGACTGAACTCACATTTGTGTATTTTCACAGTGTTTTGTAGTATTATAAAAAGCTTTGGCTGTGTCTCTTTTTCACCAGATGAGCCTTCAACGATCGGTTCGCCATGCGCTCTGATAGTGATATGGTGGAAACTCGCATCCACCTTCCTCAAAAACCATCTAAAACTCCTTGTTGTTTTC from Nematostella vectensis chromosome 14, jaNemVect1.1, whole genome shotgun sequence carries:
- the LOC116617144 gene encoding uncharacterized protein LOC116617144, encoding MVSPAIMLLITLLLRRHVNAKDCNGFFDMQNTLLQGHVIETKITTKEECRQRCTRNRGCYSINYKYKKSQCELNGASHLSHPENFTPEPGAYYAVVKPLTSCSNAFCPGDSRCLMRNDGKTYKCATEIRVKASEVYGEVLINDFKHTFSKSLQDDSPPQGHHRGHNFIAISCINNELIAKATIDTYGDSGAGAKIVSFINGLPNGVIVALSVIDDGSAKLTAAARDSISSLGALNPALAFGQTYAFVGYKGSPIPAWVKEDKNSRYGNASEVAVRVCNCEVC